Proteins encoded within one genomic window of Diceros bicornis minor isolate mBicDic1 chromosome X, mDicBic1.mat.cur, whole genome shotgun sequence:
- the MED12 gene encoding mediator of RNA polymerase II transcription subunit 12 isoform X1, with the protein MAAFGILSYEHRPLKRPRLGPPDVYPQDPKQKEDELTALNVKQGFNNQPAVSGDEHGSAKNVNFNPAKISSNFSSIIAEKLRCNTLPDTGRRKPQVNQKDNFWLVTARSQSAINTWFTDLAGTKPLTQLAKKVPIFSKKEEVFGYLAKYTVPVMRAAWLIKMTCAYYAAITETKVKKRHVIDPFMEWTQIITKYLWEQLQKMAEYYRPGPAGSAGCGSTIGPLPHDVEVAIRQWDYNEKLAMFMFQDGMLDRHEFLTWVLECFEKIRPGEDELLKLLLPLLLRYSGEFVQSAYLSRRLAYFCTRRLALQLDGMSSHSSHVMSAQSTSTLPTTPAPQPPTSSTPSTPFSDLLMCPQHRPLVFGLSCILQTILLCCPSALVWHYSLTDSRIKTGSPLDHLPIAPSNLPMPEGNSAFTQQVRAKLREIEQQIKERGQAVEVRWSFDKCQEATAGFTIGRVLHTLEVLDSHSFERSDFSNSLDSLCNRIFGLGPSKDGHEISSDDDAVVSLLCEWAVSCKRSGRHRAMVVAKLLEKRQAEIEAERCGESEAADEKGSIASGSLSAPSAPIFQDVLLQFLDTQAPMLTDPRSESERVEFFNLVLLFCELIRHDVFSHNMYTCTLISRGDLAFGAPGPRPPSPFDDPADDPERKEAEGSSSSKLEDPGLSESMDIDPSSSVLFEDMEKPDFSLFSPTMVCEGKGSPSPEKPDVEKEVKPPPKEKIEGTLGVLYDQPRHVQYATHFPIPQEESCSHECNQRLVVLFGVGKQRDDARHAIKKITKDILKVLNRKGTAETDQLAPIVPLNPGDLTFLGGEDGQKRRRNRPEAFPTAEDIFAKFQHLSHYDQHQVTAQVSRNVLEQITSFALGMSYHLPLVQHVQFIFDLMEYSLSISGLIDFAIQLLNELSVVEAELLLKSSDLVGSYTTSLCLCIVAVLRHYHACLILNQDQMAQVFEGLCGVVKHGMNRSDGSSAERCILAYLYDLYTSCSHLKSKFGELFSDFCSKVKNTIYCNVEPSESNMRWAPEFMIDTLENPAAHTFTYTGLGKSLSENPANRYSFVCNALMHVCVGHHDPDRVNDIAILCAELTGYCKSLSAEWLGVLKALCCSSNNGTCGFNDLLCNVDVSDLSFHDSLATFVAILIARQCLLLEDLIRCAAIPSLLNAACSEQDSEPGARLTCRILLHLFKTPQLNPCQSDGNKPTVGIRSSCDRHLLAASQNRIVDGAVFAVLKAVFVLGDAELKGSGFTVTGGTEELPEEEGGGGSGGRRQGGRNISVETASLDVYAKYVLRSICQQEWVGERCLKSLCEDSNDLQDPVLSSAQAQRLMQLICYPHRLLDNEDGENPQRQRIKRILQNLDQWTMRQSSLELQLMIKQTPSNEMNSLLENIAKATIEVFQQSAETGSSSGNTASNMPSSSKTKPVLSSLERSGVWLVAPLIAKLPTSVQGHVLKAAGEELEKGQHLGSSSRKERDRQKQKSMSLLSQQPFLSLVLTCLKGQDEQREGLLTSLYSQVHQIVNNWRDDQYLDDCKPKQLMHEALKLRLNLVGGMFDTVQRSTQQTTEWAVLLLEIIISGTVDMQSNNELFTTVLDMLSVLINGTLAADMSSISQGSMEENKRAYMNLVKKLRKELGERQSDSLEKVRQLLPLPKQTRDVITCEPQGSLIDTKGNKIAGFDSIFKKEGLQVSTKQKISPWDLFEGLKPSAPLSWGWFGTVRVDRRVARGEEQQRLLLYHTHLRPRPRAYYLEPLPLPPEDEEPPAPTLLEPEKKAPEPPKADKPGAAPPSTEERKKKSTKGKKRSQPAAKTEDYGMGPGRSGPYGVTVPPDLLHHANPGSISHLSYRQGSIGLYTQNQPLPAGGPRVDPYRPVRLPMQKLPTRPPYPGVLPTTMTGVMGLEPSSYKTSVYRQQQPAVPQGQRLRQQLQAKIQSQGMLGQSSVHQMTPSSSYGLQTSQGYTPYVSHVGLQQHTGPAGTMVPPSYSSQPYQSTHPSTNPTLVDPTRHLQQRPSGYVHQQAPTYGHGLTASQRFSHQTLQQTPMIGTMTPLGAQGVQAGVRSASILPEQQQQQQQQQQQQQQQQQQQQQQQQQQQQQHQQQQYHIRQQQQQQILRQQQQQQQQQQQQQQQQQQQQQQQQQQQQQQQQQAHQQQQQQAAPAQPQPQSQPQFQRQGLQQTQQQQQTAALVRQLQQQLSNTQPQPSTNIFGRF; encoded by the exons ATGGCGGCCTTCGGGATCTTGAGCTACGAACACCGGCCCCTGAAGCGGCCGCGGCTGGGGCCTCCCGATGTGTACCCTCAAGATCCCAAACAGAAGGAG GATGAACTGACAGCCTTGAATGTAAAACAAGGTTTCAATAATCAGCCTGCTGTCTCTGGGGATGAACATGGCAGTGCCAAGAACGTCAACTTCAATCCTGCCAAG ATCAGTTCCAACTTCAGCAGCATTATTGCGGAGAAGTTACGTTGTAACACTCTCCCTGACACTGGTCGCAGGAAGCCCCAAGTGAACCAGAAGGACAACTTCTGGCTGGTGACTGCTCGATCCCAGAGTGCCATTAACACCTGGTTCACTGACCTGGCTGGCACCAAGCCACTCACACAACTAGCCAAAAAG GTCCCCATTTTCAGTAAGAAGGAAGAAGTATTTGGGTACTTAGCCAAATACACAGTGCCCGTGATGCGGGCTGCCTGGCTCATTAAGATGACCTGTGCCTACTATGCAGCAATCACTGAGACCAAGGTTAAGAAGAGACATGTCATTGACCCCTTCATGG AGTGGACTCAGATCATCACCAAGTACTTATGGGAGCAGCTGCAAAAGATGGCTGAATACTACCGGCCAGGGCCTGCAGGAAGTGCGGGCTGTGGTTCCACTATAGGGCCCTTGCCCCATGATGTAGAGGTGGCAATCCGGCAGTGGGACTACAACGAGAAGCTGGCCATGTTCATGTTTCAG GATGGAATGTTGGACAGACATGAGTTCCTGACCTGGGTACTTGAGTGTTTTGAGAAAATCCGCCCTGGAGAGGATGAATTGCTTAAACTGTTGCTGCCCCTGCTGCTTCGA TACTCTGGGGAATTTGTTCAGTCCGCATACCTCTCCCGCCGCCTTGCCTACTTCTGTACCCGGAGACTGGCCCTGCAACTGGATGGCATGAGCAGTCACTCGTCTCATGTGATGTCTGCTCAGTCGACAAGCACACTGCCCACCACCCCTGCTCCTCAGCCCCCCACTAGCAGCACACCCTCTACACCCTTTAGTGACCTACTTATGTGCCCTCAGCACCGGCCCCTGGTTTTTGGCCTCAGTTGTATCCTTCAG ACCATCCTCCTGTGTTGTCCTAGTGCCCTGGTTTGGCACTACTCGCTGACTGATAGCCGAATTAAGACTGGCTCACCACTTGACCACCTACCTATTGCCCCCTCCAACCTGCCCATGCCAGAGGGCAACAGTGCCTTCACTCAGCAG GTCCGTGCAAAGTTGCGGGAGATTGAGCAGCAAATCAAGGAGCGAGGACAGGCAGTTGAGGTTCGCTGGTCTTTTGATAAGTGCCAGGAAGCTACTGCAG GCTTCACCATTGGGCGGGTGCTCCATACTTTGGAAGTGCTGGACAGCCATAGTTTTGAGCGCTCTGACTTCAGCAACTCTCTTGACTCCCTGTGTAACCGAATCTTTGGATTGGGGCCTAGCAAGGATGGGCACGAG ATCTCCTCAGATGATGATGCTGTGGTATCATTACTGTGTGAATGGGCTGTCAGCTGCAAGCGTTCTGGTCGGCATCGTGCTATGGTGGTAGCCAAGCTGCTGGAGAAGAGACAGGCAGAGATTGAGGCTGAG CGTTGTGGAGAATCGGAAGCCGCAGATGAGAAGGGTTCCATCGCCTCTGGCTCCCTTTCTGCTCCTAGTGCTCCCATTTTCCAGGATGTTCTCCTACAGTTTCTGGATACACAGGCTCCCATGCTGA CGGACCCCCGAAGTGAGAGTGAGCGGGTGGAGTTCTTTAACTTGGTACTGCTGTTCTGTGAACTGATTCGACATGATGTTTTCTCCCACAACATGTATACTTGCACCCTCATCTCCCGAGGGGACCTTGCCTTTGGAGCCCCTGGCCCCCGGCCTCCCTCTCCCTTTGATGACCCTGCCGATGACCCAGAACGCAAGGAGGCTGAGGGCAGCAGCAGTAGCAAGCTGGAG GATCCAGGGCTCTCAGAGTCTATGGACATCGACCCTAGTTCCAGTGTACTGTTTGAGGACATGGAGAAGCCTGATTTTTCA TTGTTCTCTCCTACTATGGTCTGTGAGGGGAAGGGCAGTCCATCTCCTGAGAAACCAGATGTTGAGAAGGAGGTGAAGCCCCCACCCAAGGAGAAGATAGAAGGGACCCTTGGGGTTCTTTATGACCAGCCGCGGCATGTGCAGTATGCCACACACTTTCCCATCCCCCAG GAGGAGTCATGCAGCCATGAGTGCAACCAGCGGTTGGTCGTACTGTTTGGGGTGGGAAAGCAGCGAGATGATGCCCGACATGCCATCAAGAAAATTACCAAGGATATCCTGAAGGTTCTGAACCGCAAGGGGACTGCAGAAACTG ACCAGCTTGCTCCTATTGTGCCTCTGAATCCTGGAGACCTGACATTCTTAG GTGGGGAGGATGGGCAGAAGCGGCGGCGCAACCGGCCTGAAGCCTTCCCCACTGCTGAAGATATCTTTGCTAAGTTCCAGCACCTTTCACATTATGACCAACACCAGGTCACTGCTCAG GTCTCCCGGAATGTTCTGGAGCAGATCACGAGCTTTGCCCTTGGCATGTCGTACCACTTGCCCCTGGTGCAGCATGTGCAGTTCATCTTCGACCTCATGGAATATTCACTCAGCATCAGTGGCCTCATCGACTTTGCCATTCAG CTACTGAACGAACTGAGTGTAGTTGAGGCTGAGTTGCTTCTCAAATCCTCGGATCTGGTGGGCAGCTACACTACCAGCCTGTGCCTGTGCATCGTGGCCGTCCTGCGGCACTATCATGCCTGCCTCATCCTCAACCAGGACCAGATGGCACAGGTCTTTGAGGG GCTGTGTGGCGTAGTGAAGCATGGGATGAACCGGTCAGATGGCTCCTCTGCAGAACGCTGTATCCTTGCTTATCTCTATGACCTGTACACCTCCTGTAGCCATTTAAAGAGCAAATTTGGGGAGCTCTTCAG CGACTTCTGCTCCAAGGTGAAGAACACCATCTACTGCAATGTGGAGCCATCAGAATCCAATATGCGCTGGGCACCTGAGTTCATGATTGACACTCTGGAGAACCCTGCAGCTCACACCTTCACCTACACGGGGCTAGGCAAGAGTCTTAGTGAGAACCCCGCTAACCGCTACAGCTTTGTCTGCAATGCCCTTATGCACGTCTGTGTGGGGCACCATGATCCCGATAG GGTGAATGACATCGCAATCCTGTGTGCAGAGCTGACTGGCTATTGCAAGTCACTGAGTGCGGAATGGCTTGGAGTCCTTAAGGCCTTGTGCTGCTCCTCTAATAATGGCACTTGTGGTTTCAACGACCTCCTCTGCAATGTAGAT GTCAGTGACCTGTCTTTTCATGATTCCCTGGCTACTTTTGTTGCCATCCTCATCGCTCGGCAGTGTTTGCTCCTAGAGGATCTGATTCGCTGTGCTGCCATCCCTTCACTCCTTAATGCTG CTTGCAGTGAGCAGGACTCTGAGCCCGGGGCCCGACTTACCTGCCGCATCCTCCTCCACCTTTTCAAGACACCTCAACTCAATCCTTGCCAGTCGGATGGAA ACAAGCCTACTGTAGGAATCCGCTCCTCCTGTGACCGCCACCTGCTGGCTGCCTCCCAGAACCGCATCGTGGATGGAGCTGTGTTTGCTGTTCTCAAGGCTGTGTTTGTACTTG GGGATGCGGAACTGAAAGGTTCAGGCTTCACTGTGACAGGAGGAACAGAAGAACttccagaggaggagggaggaggtggcagtGGCGGTCGGAGGCAGGGTGGCCGCAACATCTCTGTGGAGACAGCCAGTCTGGATGTCTATGCCAAGTACGTGCTGCGCAGCATCTGCCAACAG GAATGGGTAGGAGAGCGTTGCCTTAAATCGCTGTGTGAGGACAGCAATGACCTACAGGACCCAGTGTTGAGTAGCGCCCAGGCCCAGCGCCTCATGCAGCTCATCTGCTACCCACATCGACTACTGGACAATGAGGATGGGGAAAACCCCCAGCGGCAACGCATTAAGCGTATTCTCCAG AACTTGGACCAGTGGACCATGCGCCAGTCTTCCTTGGAGCTGCAGCTCATGATCAAGCAGACCCCTAGCAAT GAGATGAACTCCCTCTTAGAGAACATTGCCAAGGCCACAATCGAAGTGTTCCAACAGTCAGCGGAGACAGGGTCATCTTCTGGAAACACTGCAAGCAACATGCCCAGCAGCAGCAAGACCAAGCCTGTGCTCAG CTCTCTAGAACGCTCTGGTGTATGGCTGGTGGCCCCCCTCATTGCTAAACTGCCCACCTCAGTCCAGGGGCATGTGTTAAAGGCTGCAGGGGAGGAATTGGAGAAGGGCCAGCATCTGGGTTCCTCTTCCCGCAAAGAACGTGATCGACAAAAGCAGAAGAG TATGTCCCTGTTGAGCCAGCAGCCCTTCTTATCCCTGGTGCTGACGTGTCTGAAAGGGCAGGATGAGCAGCGTGAAGGACTCCTTACCTCCCTCTACAGCCAAGTGCACCAG ATTGTGAATAATTGGCGAGATGACCAGTACTTAGATGATTGCAAACCAAAGCAGCTAATGCATGAGGCACTCAAACTGCGGCTCAACCTG GTGGGGGGCATGTTTGACACAGTGCAGCGCAGCACCCAGCAGACCACAGAGTGGGCTGTGCTCCTCTTGGAGATCATCATCAGCGGCACTGTCGACATGCAGTCCAACAA TGAGCTCTTCACCACTGTATTGGACATGCTGAGTGTGCTCATCAATGGGACCCTGGCTGCGGACATGTCCAGCATCTCTCAAGGCAGCATGGAGGAAAACAAACGTGCCTACATGAACCTGGTGAAGAAGCTGCGG AAAGAGTTGGGGGAACGTCAGTCAGACAGTCTGGAAAAAGTTCGCCAGCTGCTGCCACTGCCCAAGCAGACCCGCGATGTCATCACATGTGAGCCACAGGGCTCCCTTATTGACACCAAGGGCAACAAGATTGCCGGCTTCGATTCCATCTTCAAGAAAGAG GGTCTACAGGTTTCCACCAAACAAAAGATCTCTCCCTGGGACCTCTTTGAGGGCCTGAAACCATCAGCACCACTCTCTTGGGGCTGGTTTGGAACCGTCCGGGTTGACCGGCGGGTGGCCCGAGGCGAGGAGCAGCAGCGGTTGCTGCTCTACCACACACACCTccggccccggccccgcgccTATTACCTGGAGCCACTGCCACTGCCACCAGAGGATGAGGAGCCCCCTGCTCCCACCCTGCTAGAGCCTGAGAAAAAGGCTCCAGAGCCACCCAAAGCTGACAAGCCTGGGGCTGCTCCACCTAGTACTGAGGAACGCAAGAAGAAGTCCACGAAGGGCAAGAAACGCAGCCAGCCCGCCGCCAAGACAGAG GACTATGGAATGGGCCCAGGGCGGAGTGGCCCCTATGGTGTGACAGTGCCTCCAGACCTCCTGCACCACGCTAACCCTGGTTCCATATCCCACCTTAGCTACAGGCAGGGTTCCATAGGCCTGTACACCCAGAACCAGCCACTACCTGCAG GTGGGCCTCGTGTGGACCCATACCGTCCTGTGCGGTTACCAATGCAGAAGCTGCCGACCCGACCACCTTACCCTGGAGTGCTGCCCACAACCATGACTGGCGTCATGGGACTGGAACCCTCCTCCTACAAGACCTCTGTGTACCGACAGCAGCAGCCTGCGGTGCCCCAAGGACAGCGCCTTCGCCAACAGCTCCAGGCAAAGATA CAGAGTCAGGGGATGTTGGGACAGTCATCTGTCCATCAGATGACTCCCAGCTCTTCCTACGGTTTGCAGACCTCCCAG ggCTATACTCCTTATGTTTCTCATGTGGGATTGCAGCAACACACAGGCCCCGCAGGTACCATGGTGCCCCCCAGCTACTCCAGCCAGCCTTATCAGAGCACCCACCCTTCTACCAATCCTACTCTTGTAGATCCTACTCGCCACCTGCAACAGCGGCCCAGTGGCTATGTGCACCAGCAGGCCCCAACCTACGGACATGGGCTAACCGCCAGTCAAAG GTTTTCACACCAGACACTGCAGCAAACACCCATGATAGGTACCATGACTCCGCTGGGCGCCCAAGGCGTCCAGGCCGGTGTCCGATCAGCTTCCATCCTGcctgagcagcagcagcagcagcagcagcaacagcagcagcagcagcagcagcagcagcagcagcagcagcagcagcaacagcagcagcagcagcatcagcagcagcagTATCACAtccggcagcagcagcagcagcagatccTGCGG cagcagcaacagcagcagcagcagcagcagcagcagcagcagcagcagcagcagcagcagcagcagcagcagcagcagcagcaacagcagcaacaacaagcACACCAGCAACAACAGCAGCAGGCGGCTCCTGCCCAACCCCAGCCCCAGTCCCAGCCCCAG TTCCAGCGCCAGGGGCTTCAGCAGACGCAGCAACAGCAACAGACAGCAGCTTTGGTCCGGCAACTCCAACAACAGCTCTCCA ATACCCAGCCACAGCCCAGTACCAACATATTTGGACGCTTCTGA